From the genome of Medicago truncatula cultivar Jemalong A17 chromosome 2, MtrunA17r5.0-ANR, whole genome shotgun sequence:
GCTCCATGCTCATTGAGATCTGGGTCTATTTCatgagttttgattttttttttcttctaaattaatttattaggTGTCATATATCAAAGTTTTACAACTCGAGAATTTACCTCAACTCATTTTAGCTATGTAAACTCGAAtcgtaaactcgtacgagtttacctaaaattaaattatataaaatttattatatatataacatatgtaagctaatatttaaacaaaatataaccaattaaccatatttaaataataaactctaacaataaaaaaacaaaatttatcagTACATTTAAACTCTGTTTCATCTTCAGTTATAACTTTAACTTCAATTGTTccattttctcatttaaatacttgagcaagtaatatatttgaatgatttcaaatcaatcaataataacaagctTCTGAATGCATTCCTTAAAATTCAATGTATGTCATTGTCACACATTGGCGTAGCTTCTGTACATAACAAGCATGGAAAAAATGAGTTATGTTAACTGTAAAGGCAATATTTCTAACACTTTGGGATTGAAAGAAAacgagacaaaaaaaaaaaataaaaaaattcaaaggtaAACTCGGACGAGTTTACTCTGAGTTTAACACGTGTTAACTCGGTCGAACTCGTCAAACTTTCCGATTTCACCAAAAACCGAGTTTACCTCCGAGTTTACACTCCATTTGTGGAACAGTGCATATAATTACACGCGTgtccaaatgaaaaaaatggaaaattaaaataaatatccacATCAACGCCACGTCAGTGCCACATaagagattctgctgagtcataTGGCTTTTCTGGAGAATCtatattttacaaggacggaatccaaaacttttttttttacaggaggcaaaaccaaaagtgccctatattacaggggtaaaacactattaaccctttattttttatatttttatctccttttttttttttgagagaagataaaatatttttatcttcttttgatTTTGTGGAGTACTGTATGTGTATAACAAATTCACGTGACATATGTGATTTTTGTCACGCGTTCCGTAAagtttatccaacttttttttttttttttttttgagtaaaatcATACAATATGCATTGCATGACTATAGTTATGAGCCACTTTCTACTAGTTCTATTTTATTTCCCTTCGTTTCTTCATCTGTACCTTGAGTTGGATTGTTTAGTGGAAATTGCATGTGAAATTGCGACAATCTAATTAATGTAAACAAATGATGTATGATCACCCAGTCCAAGATGGACTCCATGCCAACCTCTTTGATAATGTTATTTAAATCATCAAATGGCcataatttgaacaattattttcttAGCATGGTTTcgattttcatatttgttttaagTCATAATAATAAGTCACTAGGTTCAAATCTTAGTATATTTGTTGTACTCCATCGAAAAAAATTAAGTACAAATAGTGGTTGGGAAGGAATACTAGCTAGAAGTTCCACtctttctttaaaattaaatttgagcAATCCATATCTTTACTTAGCATAGacaaataaaactaaaagtATTTGAACCATTCATATCCTAATCGGTTCATCTCTCAGTTGTGCAGGGTTTCACTTGAGGAGGAACCGTTGAGTCATGATCGGAGTTCAAAAAATTATCCACATTAGATCAAGAAcaaatatataaagagaatTTGGCATTACATCTCTACCTAAAATTGTAAGACATTGAATTTATCGTCCCTTCCACTTATATATTGTTCAACACCCATCTTTtcatcaaatataaaatttctaaCTCGCAATTGCCACAACACTTTCCAAACTCGAATAATTCTATTTGGTATTTGACCACGCCCAAGGATGCATGACTCGAACATGACCCTAGTGCGATATTAGGTTTAGAAGGGGTGGAGCCTAACCTAACTAGATGACCTTAATGATGTGCGAGATCTATGATGGTAAAGGTCACTAAAGTTCTACCCCAGAACAATATGTATTGAGAATTTAATAAAACCCAAAAAGTGAAGGTATCAAATGTCAAATGGCAAAGTCTAAAAGGTATGATTTATCAACTACCAATTTGACAAGCAAGGGGACCGTGAATGAGTGAGATTGATAAGTCTCTATTGTCTATTTGAAAAAGAAGAGGAGGTAAAGATCCAAAGGCCTCTTActcaatatttcattttcaatagagttggaaaaagaaaagggCAAAGCACATTAAAGTTGTTGGTGTAGTATGAATGATTCTGACCCACATCAACATGGTTTGCATTGCATTGCAATCAGGTCCCTCACAAAACCCTTTCCTCTCAATAACTTTTGAAACTCTCCTTCACCTTTAAATAACTGCCACGTGTCATTATGTTCCATGTTGCGCctttatttctctctctctctctctctctctctctctctctctctctctctctctctctctctctctctctctctctctctctctctctctctctctctctctctctctctctctctctctcttattaATGAGTGAACCAACTTAGTATATcatatttcattcattcatgaaataaaaaaaaaaggattattattaaaaaaaaaaaagtgctttATCGGTTTCTATGAAAGAAAGGCTTTGTCCATTTGTGCAAAGAGAATCATGATGattcaaaaattgaaataacaacaGAAAAGAAGGTTCTGTACACAACAAGTTATTCCAACAAAatgaatcttcttcttcttctcatttttatttCCTCAACAATTCTTCATGCAAATGCTCAAGCTCAATCTCCAGGTAACttattctaaatttttatttttatttctttataggCAAGGAGGAATGTGGTAACCCGGGTTTGAGCCCGAGattccaaataaaatattttttatggtcGAACTACTAGGTTGTAACAACGgggacaaatttatttattcgtACTTCATATAATACTAAAATGCTAATAAGTTCTgaacttgaaagttgaaaccctgaactagaaaaaaaaaaaaaaaaaatcagttttttactatatttttttttgttacgatgATATGATCAATTTTCCTTCATTGTGGTggatgtgacaatttttttgttgacatgTACAACTCACAAGTTTGTTTTCTGAAAAATGTATTCTTTCTTGCAATTGAAGGATGTTAAATTGTACAATTTTGGTTGAGTCTATGGAAAATCATAAGTAGTCTTACTTTCATATCAAAcaagcttgttttttactttcaaGATCTCCCAACTTATGTATTCTTATGTGCAATTTGAATAAACCGTCAATTTCATGGCTTGTAAAACCCATCATCATTTTAGGCCCGTTTCGATTGACTTACTTTTGAGcatatgaaaaatagcttatgcagaTAAATAAGCTTTCATGTCAATTCATAAGTTCCCACAAATAAATATTGTATCTTcctaagttgtttttttataaattacatTCACAAGCTTATGAATAGTTTAATAAAAGCTTATTTGTTtgcataagctaaaaaataacTCAATCCAAACGGGCTCTTATTTTATGTGAATTTATCTATACATTGATTTAGAATATGGTGCTTAATGATCTGTTGAATTGTCTTATAATTAATGATACAGGAAATCAGGATGTTAGAATAGTGCACCACCGGAATTTGAATAAGAGAATTCTAGTAGGACTAATTGCTTGTTCTGCTCTTCTTGCTGGAATCTTCGTGTTCGTATTGTATATCTTCTTTCGTCGGCATAAAAACTTAACAAGCTCCACTGGTAAAAGTAATGGAATAATAGGTATGATGTCTGTTTTCACTTGTGAAATTTTATTTCtgtcttatttttttggtgaatcaCTTATCAGGGtgtagtcaatttagtccctaaaaattaacgaaattttaaaatgattccTGAAATAAAAAATCGTTGATTACATTGGTCTTTTTCTGTCGGCCAATTTAGTCCGTAAAAGTTTATTGTAATAGAAGAATTTGAATTTCTGcgattattttgaattttagttGAGTGCCTTACACCTATAATTTAAAGACTAAATGTATGattcactttgtttttttcaCCGAGCTGAGGTGATGCAGGCACAGAAAATTCCTGTTATGtcattcattcatatattttttgaacttgTAGAGGCTGCAAAAGGGGAAAAGGAAACCTTAAGCGCTGTTAGTGCTAAACTTAACTACTCAAGAATGGCTGATAAGAAGAGTTCAATTGCTATTTTCGACTTTCAGTTGTTAGAGTCTGCAACAAACAGCTTTTCCCAAGATAATATCATGGGAGAGACTGGTTCTATAATTGTTTACAGAGCTCGTTTCGATGAACATTTCCAGGCTGCTGTCAAGAAAGCAGACAGTAATGCTGATAGAGAATTTGAGGTGATGATCCTTTACAATAAGATTTCAATGTGTACTATTTCCTTGCATACTGAATTTGCCTTTAGTTATTACACTGAATTTGCAGAATGAAGTGAGTTTGTTGAGCAAGATTCGGCATCAGAATATCATAAAAATCCTAGGCTACTGTATTCAAGGTGAATCGAGGTTTCTTGTTTATGAGTACATGGAGAGTGGTTCTCTGGAATCTCAATTGCACGGTAGATTTTTACTAATGTTGATTTAGAAAAGAGGAAAATATATCCCATTTTGGGGGAATTTAACcactatataattttttcattggtattaACAATTGTAGGGCCTACTCGTGGATCGTCTTTAACTTGGTATATCCGGTTAAGAATTGCGATTGATGTTGCTAGGTGAGTCTGTGAATCGTATAGTGCTAAAGTAAAAACTAGTTAATAGTAGAATACCATTTGTTTTATCTATGATGACTGATACATATTTCTTCTGCTAGAGCATTAGAATATCTCCACGAGCATTCCAATCCTCCTGTGGTTCATAGAGACTTGAAATCTTCCAATGTTCTTCTGGATTCTGATTTTAATGCCAAGGTTAGATTATACTTTGACATATTATGCTTACATGTTGTCAACTAATAGTAAAACCTATATTTACATTTATACTGAATTTTGTGATTCAGCTATCAGATTTTGGACTTGCTGTAGCATCTGGCGTGCAACACAAGAACATGAAGATGTCGGGAACTTTAGGATATGTGGCACCCGAGTACATATCACATGGTATATATTATTAGTTTTTCAATTATGATTATGCTAAATAAATACTGATTAGGTGCATGAGATTATAATTAAGCTTTGACTCGGACTATGGAACTTgatgttttgttctttttacTCAACAAAATTTAACAATGGTAACTTTTTTCAGGTAAACTAACTGATAAGAGCGATGTCTATGCTTTCGGAGTTGTCCTTCTAGAATTACTTACTGGAAGAAAACCAATGCATAATATGTCCTCAGATCAATATCAATCTCTGGTTACATGGGtatgtattattattacataATGGAGAATATGGATGAAAATTTAAGTTTTGCTGTACTTTATGGTTTAAGACTTTCAAATTCAATATGTAGGCCATGCCTCAGCTAACCGACAGATCAAAGCTTCCAAGTATTCTAGATCCTGTTATCCAAAATACAATGGATTTGAAGCATTTATATCAGGTTCATTGAATAGAAGTACTGTAATCACATGTTTTAATGCTGAGTGTTAAATGCTAGTACTTCTTAATTCATCTCAACATTCTACTCTACAGGTAGCTGCAGTGGCTGTGCTATGTGTGCAAGCTGAACCAAGTTATAGGCCACTTATAACAGATGTTCTACACTCTCTCATCCCTTTGGTACCCTTAGAGCTTGGAGGGTCACTCAGAGTTACAGAACCAATCGGCTCAGAAAATCttcaatgatttaaaaaaaaaagtgttttataTGGTAGTATTTGAGCcaatgaagcacagacactcctTGGATTAGGCGTTGTCCCAGCATCGGACACATATCGATGCCCAACACCGACACATATGGTTACATTGAACTATGTCATTtgctaaaattattattatcggTGTCGCGCATAGTAtctgtgtccgtgcttcatgGATTTGGGAacttttttaaatcatttttttatttattcaaagaGGAATATCTAATAGTAGCCATCTTGTTCCTTTTATGTAATGTAACAAAGCATGTATTTATTCCATTTCGTTTTGGACAGGTCatgtaaatttaaaatttgttttgaagttAAACTATGGGGAAACAACAAGAACGGGTTAGAAAACAAAGGAATATTATCCACACTTTGCTTTTTCAAGTATCGGCAGAATTTCTTGAGGTTCACGATTTGGAATGTTTGACTTACTGTAGTTTAGTTTCCATGGATGCAAACAAACATAGGATGGGAAATTCCTCCGAAAACCTTGTCAAGTGTCTCATGTTTTATATGGTCATTAACTTCAAGGAAATTTAGTCACCTCCCAAAGTATAATTTATTACTTAAGTTAAGCATATTCTCTAaagctttgtttgcgagttgggtTTTGGAGGGGAGAGGAAGGGAATGAAAGGCTTATGGAGTGGTAAACCCTTATttgcgagttttaaaaaaacaaaggaaaggttttgggggttttgaagggtttcatttgtccaattttaaagttccccaaattgggggttttgggaggataaacatacaaattgacaattttgccctcttaataattcaaaattccaattttagacattactaaaattattacaatcttttttaaaaacaacttattcaaaacaacttatttatacaaaacagcttattacaacctcattttcaaaaaccgcttattcaaaacaacttatttttacaaaacaacttattacgacctcataataatttgtttttcataagataagctgtttttgaaaaatagatcgtattacgatctctttttaaaaaacaacttattcaaaacaacttatgtatacaaaatagcttattacgacttcttttcaaaaaacagcttattcaaaacagcttatttatacaaaacaacttattacgatttctttttcaaaaacagcttattcaaaacaacttatttatgcaaaacagcttaatacgacctcttttcaaaaaccagcttattcaaaacaactcatttatgcaaaacagcttattacgaccatttttcaaaaaacttattcaaaacaacatatttatgtaaaacaacttaatacgatctccttttcaaaaacaacttattcataagAACTTATGTATGCAAAaaagcttattacgacctcttttgaaaaaatagcttattgaaaacagcttatttatacaaaacaacttattataatctctttctcaaaaacaacttattcaaaacaatttatctatgcaaaacagcttaattcgacatctttttcaaaaacaacttattcaaaaaaacttatttctgcaaaacaacttaatacgatatttttttcaaaaacaacttatttctccAAAACAACTTACTACGATCTCTTttacaaaaacagcttattcaaaacaacttatttatgaaaaaacggtttttgaaaatgagatcataaatTGCTGTTTgtataagcggtttttgaaaaagagatcataataagctgttttgcataaataagttgttttgcataagcggtttttgaaaaagagatcctaataagttgttttgaataagctgttttttgaaaagaggtcgtaataagttgttttgcatacataagctattttgaataagctatttttgaaaagaggttgtaataagctgttttgcataaataagctgttttgaataagttatttttgaaaacgagatcctaataagttgttttgcataaataagttgttttgtgaaaagaggtcgtaataagctgttttgcatacataagctgttttgaataagctgtttttttttttttgaaaagaggtcgtattaagctgattttcataaataagttgttttgaataagttgtttttgaaaaagagatcgtattaagctgttttgcataaataagctattttgaataaactCTTCTTTGAAAAGAGGCCGTAACAATcagttttggataaataagttgttattgaaaaagagatcgtattaagctattttgcataaataagctgtttttgaaaatgaggtcgtaataagctgttttgtataaataagttgttttgaatgagttgtttttgaaaaagattgtaataattcagtaatgtctaaaattggaattttgaattattataagggcaaaattgtcaatttgtagGTTTAACTCTCCAAACCCCCCTAATTTgggggaactttaaaattgaacaaatgaaGCCAttcaaaactcgcaaacaaggtTTACCACTCCATAAGccttcccttcccttcccttcccctcccctcccctccaaaacccaactcgcaaacaaagccaaAAACCTCTATCTGTCTTATTATAAGTGTTTCTTTGGCAATATTTCTATGTGTCAAGTTATTTGTCATTTAATATCAACGTaacatttcttaattttttgacTAATATACCCTTATTTAAGGAAAGGATTCCCTCCCGTGAACTTTTCATTGGACACcctccaattttaattttaatcaggACGAAATCCcatctctctcttttttcatcctctaactaatttttttgattgtcTGGGATTCCACTGTAGGGTAATGTCACTGCATGAAATTCATTCCCacttatttattgtatttcaatTGACCTAGTAATTGCTCCATTAACTACTATAACTAAGGGGTGTTTTAGTCTATGAAaatttttttatggttgaaatcaacacaattaattattttcttaaaaagtaTGCAAAGCTTAAATGAAACATCTAAAATGAGACGAAGGGAGTAATTAGGATTATCTACATTGGTGATGAAAATCAGATTTGAGTCACCTCTATCATTAAGTGCATCTATGAAATCAATTAGTTTGACAAAATTTGAAATCAATTAATTTGACAAAATAACATGATGCATTGTGACATAATGCCTATTTCACATCTTTCATAAtctcattatttatattttaagataatGCTTATGTTTTGAACAAAGGAGCATCTACTATGAAACTTTTTTAGTTCCACGGTGAAAAAAGAAATGCTTAGTAGGATACAAATGCACTACAGTAAATTTAAACAAGAGAAAAACATACATACAAAATAAATCTACTATGTAAGGATGGTGAAACAAATGTAACGATAGTATCAATGATTGATATCAGTAACAGCCAAAGACCAAGaagagtatttttttatgatgacaAGGTAAACCATAAatcttgtaattttgttttattccgTTGACCTTGATGACCTACTTATACTCTCCAAACCTTCCCAAAAAGGTTACAGAAGCTTTCTCCCACTCTATCCTCTTCCTCCTCCCCAGTGACAGAAACCATGCCATCTTCAAGCTGGATTTGTACTAATAATACAAAGACCATGCTTCTTCGGATTGTCCATCCCGGTGGTCGTGTTGAGGTTCATGACAGACCTGTGACTGCAGCTGAGATTATGTGCCGCAACCCGAGATGCTGTGTTGCACATCCGTTTGTATTTCAGCAACCATGGGCAGTTGTTGAACCAGACACGGTGCTCATGCTTGGACAAAAGTTCTATGTAGTACCAATAAGCACAATACGAAAGCTTCAAGGTCTTTCTCCAAGGAACTCTCCTTCTCCTGCTCGTGAAATGACAATCGGTTCTTTACTCGATGAGACTAGAAACACACAATCCCGCACAGTGAAGGAAGATGATGGTATGATCTCTACTTGCTGTATCTTTAGGAAGAAACATATTGCGAAGAAAGCTAACAACTACAAGCAACGTTCAAAAAACGAGAGCAAGAAATCAGAAACCAGATCGGATGTTAGAAATCAGAGTGTAGATGTAAATGAAACAAATGGCAGTTTATCTTATGATAAAATTTTTGTGCGCCTATTTAACGGAGGTGTGACTAAAGCAAATGTCAGTAATGCAACAAAGGAAACAAGAACATCATCGAGCAGCACTGACCTTCGTGATAGCAATACAGCAAACAGGAAGAGGAAGACAGATTTGGCAGGAAAAAGAAGCTCTCCTAAGAGAGCATGGTCTTCTGATTATTGGCAACCAAGTCTAGATAGCATCACTGAGGAGTGAAATAACTGTGGCAGTAGAGGCCTTGGCTGTTGATGATATACAATAATACAATAATTTgtactttatttatttgttcttcaaaacaaaatctaTATGCTTTAAGTACCACAACGCACCCTCGGCTGCGTTGTCTGCtgccattttcttttttttatgaggAGCACCATAAACCTCTACAGTGGTTTTGGTTACTTCACTTGTCTCTATGTTTTTAGATGCTTTACCTGTCTCCATCTCAACAATAACTTTGAATGTGAACCTGTGAAAAACATCAATTGGTGACCGAGAACAACAAGAAAAAAGTTATGACTgtatttccttctttttttgaagagaaatgaCTGTATTTCCTTAAGTTTCATCATGAATTGCAAAAAAGGGCAGCGAAGTATAATAGTAATGTCATGCAATAAGACAAATATTGGTCGATATCcggataaaaaattaaacaactttCATAGCAATAAATGGTTATATTAAGACTAATATTGCAGCAGATTTAGCTGGATACCAACATGCAACGAAAAAATCTTGTGAACAAGAATTAACAGAAATAAATCTACAAGATGTTAGAGCCTAGTGTTTCGCAGTGAGGACGTTTTATGCGGGTGTCTGGGTTTGATCCTAGGTTTCCACCCTTCCCCCTCTTCGTGTCTGTGTGGGCAATAGGCCACTAATCTATGCCTCTTCTAAGAACTTATGCAcctaagttgtaagatgtttaTATACAAAATCCTGATTTAAAATCTACAGCTgagaaattaacataaaagccgGTTTCCCTAGAATCACTTGGTTGAAAATTTGCTCTTCAATCTCGGTGACCTAATTAAGTTCGATACTCTGGCACCccgaaaaaaataaatcaaaatagaaaatgtcACTTATTTGCTATATTGATTCTGATTTATATAAACTTGCAGCTACCAACACAAAAAATATGCCACTTATggaaaatttcatttcaatcatcataaccatagttttttttccataaataaaAGCATTCGTATACAAAAAGACTTACATTATGCAATGACATGGTCCTTCCTCTTTAAAACACTCAAACACAGGAGGCTTCCAATGATTTACAGCACATGTCTCATACAGCTTTGATCTACCACACCCTTTCTTCATACCTAACaaacaataataccaaaatactcatttttctcatttcttgaaaaacaaatatttttacaagaaagatacaaaaaaaaaaaaatgaaattttttggaaaaCATGTAATAATTAATGGTATTTTACCTTCATCTGAAGTTGTTGTCTTCCCTAAAATGACACTCTCTTTGGAAGATTGGATTTTTTCAAGAACATCATCAATGTTTTTCAAGACTGGATTTTGAACAATGCTTTCAACAGTTTCAACCATTTTCATTTGATTATTGATGTTGGGTTTCACCATTTTTGCAGCATAAACTtttgttcttgatttttttggtttactctgcaaaagataagaatttcaatttcaaccaatttaaaaaaaaaaaaaaaacaatttttcatatacccaattgtttattttaattaaaaaagatgaagaaaaaaaattattaccttgAAGGTGGAGTGAGAAGAATTATTGCTCTTGTCCATGTTTTGTATTGTGTATGATGTTGTATGTAAACAGACTTCAGCTGTGCAAATAACAGAATGAAATAGTAGTTAGAAATTTCATGCAGTACCTAAATTTACACTATCATTCATTCAAGGGTGTTTTTAGTCTTTTCCTTAATTAAGATATCTCTTGTCTTTTTATTCACATTAGGGAATCTTCTGGTTTGTACACAGTAAAGATAAATTAtctccattttctttttaaaaagtaattgaGAAATTACATAAATGGGAGATTACTTGTACCATTTGGTAAGATAGTTTTGGAAATGGGTCATACCAATATTAACTTTATGTACAATCTTTCTCATAAATAGAAATTGCATCTGTATATTAAATGTGAGTTTATTTCCTTCACTTACCatctgatttttgttttttaaatttgtagcaaaaaaatgtaaaaatttatcCTCAAGATGGATAATTAACAAAATTGTTATTGTTAAAATGAACACTATCTTGTATTTctctaaataataaaaatgtcaaaagagTTAATTTTGTCATCTTTTAAGatgtgttaatatttgatattttcttGGTAAACTGAAGAATCATCCGCATGCAGTAGAGATTAATCCCCTTAATGTAGTTGAAATCAATTTAAAGAGCTGATCTATCCTAATAAATATTTTGTCATACACACCGGTTAGAGATCGAATTCTAGATTAAATGGTTAAGTAACTCAAAGATCTATTAGAGGATAATTATTTTGTATATCttattgtatttattatttagatAGCAATGTAATCTTAGCCATCATTGCCAACAGTCAACACTACAGAGATCAATTATAATGAGTCATGACCATTATTCCTATTGATAGTCATTAAGGAATTGATCATTCCTTCCTTAAGTATAGGATAGTGTATTGTACATATGTGGtcaacacttttttttgaacaatatatGTGGTCAACACTTATCAATAATATTCATTCAAACCTGAAATACAATTACTCTTATAGTTACTCTTATATGCTATCagctgttatcatggtttttgggtgccaagccattaattggacttgtacctttcgaccgttgatatccctcttttttcttgggaagggtaaaaggagaaaaacccttgagtttccgaattcgggggtcgttttcgctacgggaaggtgtgaggcacccggag
Proteins encoded in this window:
- the LOC25487963 gene encoding probable receptor-like protein kinase At1g80640 isoform X1; translation: MNLLLLLIFISSTILHANAQAQSPGNQDVRIVHHRNLNKRILVGLIACSALLAGIFVFVLYIFFRRHKNLTSSTGKSNGIIEAAKGEKETLSAVSAKLNYSRMADKKSSIAIFDFQLLESATNSFSQDNIMGETGSIIVYRARFDEHFQAAVKKADSNADREFENEVSLLSKIRHQNIIKILGYCIQGESRFLVYEYMESGSLESQLHGPTRGSSLTWYIRLRIAIDVARALEYLHEHSNPPVVHRDLKSSNVLLDSDFNAKLSDFGLAVASGVQHKNMKMSGTLGYVAPEYISHGKLTDKSDVYAFGVVLLELLTGRKPMHNMSSDQYQSLVTWAMPQLTDRSKLPSILDPVIQNTMDLKHLYQVAAVAVLCVQAEPSYRPLITDVLHSLIPLVPLELGGSLRVTEPIGSENLQ
- the LOC25487963 gene encoding probable receptor-like protein kinase At1g80640 isoform X2, producing the protein MNLLLLLIFISSTILHANAQAQSPGNQDVRIVHHRNLNKRILVGLIACSALLAGIFVFVLYIFFRRHKNLTSSTGKSNGIIEAAKGEKETLSAVSAKLNYSRMADKKSSIAIFDFQLLESATNSFSQDNIMGETGSIIVYRARFDEHFQAAVKKADSNADREFENEVSLLSKIRHQNIIKILGYCIQGPTRGSSLTWYIRLRIAIDVARALEYLHEHSNPPVVHRDLKSSNVLLDSDFNAKLSDFGLAVASGVQHKNMKMSGTLGYVAPEYISHGKLTDKSDVYAFGVVLLELLTGRKPMHNMSSDQYQSLVTWAMPQLTDRSKLPSILDPVIQNTMDLKHLYQVAAVAVLCVQAEPSYRPLITDVLHSLIPLVPLELGGSLRVTEPIGSENLQ
- the LOC25487965 gene encoding dicer-like protein 4, with the protein product MDKSNNSSHSTFKSKPKKSRTKVYAAKMVKPNINNQMKMVETVESIVQNPVLKNIDDVLEKIQSSKESVILGKTTTSDEGMKKGCGRSKLYETCAVNHWKPPVFECFKEEGPCHCIMFTFKVIVEMETGKASKNIETSEVTKTTVEVYGAPHKKKKMAADNAAEGALWYLKHIDFVLKNK